From a region of the Campylobacter sp. genome:
- the thrB gene encoding homoserine kinase encodes MIIRIPATSANLGPGFDALGLSLGLFNEVEITEQKFFCVSLSGEGSDRAWLKKGNAFLNIFNEIYRKLGGGQELNFKFAFHNNIPFSRGLGSSSAVIVGAIASAYKVCGFEIDRAKILNTALEYENHPDNIAPATLGGFVSSVVDGKTVRTQKCEISQDLQAVVVIPDTPMPTNESRGKLPKSFSIKDCVSNLSHAAFLSACFMRRDYDSLRYACIDKMHEQMRMGVLPQLFGVREIAYDNGALMSSLSGSGSSFLNLAYRSDAAKLKACLSENFQNFRVEILEIDNGGFNID; translated from the coding sequence TTGATTATAAGAATTCCTGCGACGAGTGCAAATTTAGGCCCCGGTTTCGACGCGCTCGGCCTTAGCCTAGGGCTATTTAACGAAGTAGAAATTACCGAGCAGAAGTTTTTTTGCGTATCGCTTAGCGGCGAGGGTAGCGACAGAGCGTGGCTTAAGAAGGGCAACGCTTTTTTGAATATTTTTAATGAAATTTACAGAAAACTAGGCGGCGGGCAAGAGTTAAATTTTAAATTCGCCTTTCACAACAACATCCCGTTTTCGCGTGGGCTAGGTAGCAGCTCGGCTGTGATCGTAGGCGCTATCGCAAGCGCTTATAAAGTTTGCGGCTTTGAGATCGATCGCGCTAAAATTTTAAACACGGCGCTGGAATATGAAAATCACCCCGATAATATCGCGCCCGCAACGCTCGGCGGCTTTGTCAGCAGCGTCGTGGACGGCAAGACGGTTCGCACGCAAAAATGCGAAATTTCGCAAGATCTGCAAGCGGTCGTTGTCATTCCCGATACGCCGATGCCTACGAACGAATCTCGCGGCAAGCTGCCTAAGAGCTTTTCGATCAAAGATTGCGTTAGCAACCTCTCGCACGCGGCGTTTCTGAGTGCTTGCTTTATGCGACGCGACTACGACAGCTTGCGCTATGCCTGTATCGATAAGATGCACGAGCAGATGCGCATGGGCGTGCTTCCGCAGCTTTTTGGGGTGCGCGAGATCGCCTATGATAACGGCGCGCTTATGAGCTCGCTCTCGGGAAGCGGCTCAAGCTTTTTAAATTTAGCCTACAGATCCGACGCCGCAAAGCTTAAAGCCTGCCTTAGCGAAAATTTTCAAAACTTCCGCGTCGAAATTTTAGAGATCGACAACGGCGGCTTTAATATTGACTAA